From one Musa acuminata AAA Group cultivar baxijiao chromosome BXJ2-6, Cavendish_Baxijiao_AAA, whole genome shotgun sequence genomic stretch:
- the LOC135615461 gene encoding uncharacterized protein LOC135615461 gives MDDVYGKLEVLPEHFRPTEASENSPQTTNSRADYKLRSLGHSWAVRRVMGAASLLNLFTLSRLPWGSRDHNDKIELTRVEVESLRSEIADAEERETYLKAQLEHLDGILRSAWLCGYLYVRTRWTQLPGEPPIIDDDDIDDWLPRFVVLHGSCIYYYLKSTDLSPQDSTLLSDVVEVGPLPSFKHDDEEIRHAFYLLTCQGLRFECSSISELQVESWLTTLRSDCKLKSGSTLQDSIKS, from the exons ATGGATGATGTTTATGGAAAGCTAGAGGTTCTCCCAGAACACTTCCGACCCACCGAAGCATCTGAAAACTCTCCCCAAACAACAAATTCAAGGGCAGATTATAAGCTGAG ATCACTTGGCCATTCGTGGGCTGTAAGAAGAGTAATGGGAGCTGCATCTCTGCTGAACTTGTTTACGCTTTCACGTCTTCCATGGGGATCAAGAGATCACAATGATAAG ATTGAACTTACTAGAGTAGAAGTAGAGTCTCTTCGGTCAGAAATTGCAGATGCAGAGGAAAGAGAGACATATCTAAAAGCTCA GTTGGAACATCTTGATGGAATTTTGAGGTCTGCATGGCTTTGTGGTTATCTCTATGTCCGAACT AGGTGGACGCAACTTCCTGGAGAACCTCCTATaatagatgatgatgacatagatgATTGGCTTCCCCGCTTTGTTGTCCTTCACGGCTCATGTATCTATTATTATCTCAAGTCTACTG ATTTGAGTCCTCAAGACAGCACACTGTTATCTGATGTTGTTGAAGTTGGGCCACTTCCAAGCTTCAAACATGATGATGAAGAAATAAGACATGCATTTTACCTTTTAACCTGTCAAGGTTTGCGGTTTGAATGCTCAAGTATTTCTGAGTTACAG GTGGAATCATGGCTGACAACATTACGAAGTGATTGCAAACTCAAGTCTGGGTCAACTCTCCAGGATTCAATCAAATCATAG